GACGAGGCCCACCTCGTCGTTGCCGAAGAGCGTCAGCATGTCGGTGCCCGAGCGCGGGAGCAGCCCGATCTCACGTGTGACGTAGGCGTACGCCGAGGCCACCGAACGCGTGAGGGCGAGACCGCCGATCACCAGGCCGACCGAGACGGCCACACCGCGGAACGTCCGCGACTCATGCCGGAGGCCGAGCGCGGCCAGAACGTCCCCTCCCCTTCGTCGCACAAGCCAGACGATCACCCCGATCTGCGCGGCGTAGTAGAGCGCAAGGACCGACACCCGCAACGGCAATCGGGCGCCCGGCCCGAGCGTCTCGACCCACCCGATGCTCGACAGCGCCTCCTTCACCATGAACATCGAGAAGGTGACCGATAGCATCGCCGCCGCCTCGAGAAGCGTCCACTGGAAACCGCCGCGCGACCCGCCCCTGGAAGTTCGCTTCACGGCGGCCGCCTCTTTCCGCGCGGCCGTCTCCTTCCGGGCCTGGGCGCTCCTCGCGCGCGGCGTGCCTGATGCCGTTGCTGTCGCGCCGCTTCTCTTGCGCGGCGCGGGCTCCGGGCGCGACCGCTCCCCGCCCGCACCGGCGGTCCGCTGTTCCGGCCTCGACACGATCGCGCGACGAGGGCATGCCTTCGCGCAGGCGCCGCACCCGTCGCACCGCTTCCAGTCGACCTGCAGGTACGTCCTGCCCACCCGGAGAGCGTCATGCGGGCAGACGGCGAGACACGCGCCGCAACGGTCGCACGCGCGTGGGTTGAGCGAGAGCGGTGGCCTCTGCTTCACGACGCCCGCACCCGGTCACATCGTCGGGCGAGAGGCGACATCACGTGGCGTCCCCCGGTATCGCGCCGTCTTCCAGCGTCTCCATCAACTCGTCTTCTGATAGCACCCGCACACCGAGGCGAAGCGCATCGTCGTACTTGCTGCCCGGGTCGGCACCCACGACGACGTAGGACGTCTTCTTGCTGACGCTGCCGCTCACCTTGGCTCCGAGCTCCTTGAGCGCCGCGGTCGCGTCAGCCCGCGTGAGGCGATCCAGTGCGCCGGTCAGCACCCAGGTGGTTCCCGCAAGCGTCTGCTCGCGCCGCGGACCCGTGCCCTCATCCGCCGTCCTCACGCCGGCCGCCTTCAACCGCTCCACGATATCCATGTTGGCGGGGTTGTCCGCGAACGCGCGCACCGACCCGGCGATCGCCGGACCCACCTGATCCACCGCCGCGAGGTCATCCTCCGACGCGCCGAGCAGTGCATCGAGCGTCCCGAACGCACCGGCAAGCGCCTCGGCCACCGTCGTGCCCACGTGCCGTATCCCGAGGCCGAAGACGAGCCGCTTCAGAGGCCGGTCCTTGCTCGCTTCGATGCTCGCGATCAGCTTCCGCGCGACCGTCTCACCCAACAGCACCGGCGAGCCGTCCTTCTTGACCCTCCCGAGATCGAGAGACGCAAGGTCCTCGAAGCTGAGCGAGTAGTAGTCGGCGACGTCGTGCAGCAGTCCGTGCTCCACGAGCCGCGAGATGATCTCGGTGCCCATGCCGTCGATGTCGAGCGCACCCCGCGACGCCCAATGGCCGAGGCGCTCGAGCCGCTGTGCGGGACAGCCGGCGTTGGTGCACCGGGGCACCACCTCGCCCTCTTCGCGCCACACTTCATGACCGCAGCTCGGGCACGTGGCAGGCATGCGCCACACACGCTCGGTCCCGTCGCGAAGGCGCTCCACGGGGCCCACGACCTCGGGAATCACGTCTCCGGCCTTTCGAACGATGATGGTGTCCCCGATGCGCACACCCTTGCGGCGCACCTCGTCCTCGTTGTGGAGCGTGGCACGAGCGATGGTGGAACCCGCCACGAGCACGGGATCGAACTCGGCTACCGGTGTGAGGGCTCCCGTGCGGCCCACCTGTACACGGATGTCGCGCAGAACGGTAGTCTTCTCCTCGGGAGGGAACTTGAAGGCGATGGCCCAGCGCGGCGCCTTGCTCGTGAACCCCAACTCAGACTGCAGGGCGAAGGAGTCCACCTTCACGACGACGCCGTCGATCTCGTAGGGGAGGTCGCCCCTGCGCTCGACAGCGGCCCGGCAGAACGCGCGCACCTCTTCCGCCGATCCGCACAGCTCGATGTCCGGGTTGACCCGGAAGCCTGCGTCGCGGAGCCACTCAAGAGCCTCGCTCTGCCCCGAGAGACCCAGTCGGCGCGGATCGACCACCTGGTACATGAACGTGGCGAGATCACGTGAGGCGGTGACGGCCGGGTCCTTCTGACGAACAGCGCCGGCGGCGGCATTGCGGGGATTGGCATAGGGCTGCAGTCCGGCGTCCTCCTGCTCGGCGTTGAGACGCTCGAAGCTGCGCTTCGGCATATAGACCTCGCCCCGCACCTCAAGGCGGTCGATGGCCGAGGTCACGCCACCCGTCGCCGCCTCGGCTTCGGCTGCCTGCCGAGGAACAAGGCGCAGGGGCACATCCTTGATCGTGCGGACGTTCGCCGTGACGTCCTCGCCGGTGGTGCCGTCGCCTCGTGTCGCCGCGCGGAGGAGGGCCCCGTCCTCGTACGTGAGTGCGAGCGAGCTGCCGTCGATCTTCAGCTCGCACATGAAGGCGACGTCCGTGCCCCCTGTCTCGCGGCCCACACGCTCGAGCCACGCGTCGAGCTCGTCCAGGTCCATGGCGTTGTCCAGCGAGTACATCCGCTCGGCATGCTCCACGGGCGCGAACGCCTCCAGCGGCGGCGCCCCTACGCGCTGCGTGGGTGAGTCGGGGGTGACGAGCTGCGGATACGCGTCTTCGATCGCCTCGAGCTCACGTACCAGGCCGTCGTATGCGGCATCGGATATCTCGGGAGCGTCGAGCGCATAGTAGCGCCACGCGTGACGCCGGATCTCCTCGCGAAGCCTCTCCGCGCGCTGAGCCGCCTGTTCAGGAGAGTCCGGGACCGGCAGGTCGCTGGCCGTCATCTGCGACTACTCCTCGCCCTTGAGCGTCTGCACGTGCACGTCGTTCACCGAGTAGATGACGGCCTCGGGAACGAAACGGTTCATCCGCTCCGCTTCGTAGATCCACACGTCCGTGAGCGTGACCTTGAAGTACAGCCCGCCCGGACCGTTCACGGGCTCCACATCCACACCGTTGGCGAGGTATGCGCGGAGCTCCGTCTCGATGTAGTAGGTGAAGACACGAGCGGCATCTCGGTACTCGTTGTACAGGGCAAGCCGCCGGTCGGCCTCGAACATATCCAGCTCGTCGATGCTGTCCATCTGTCCACCCCTTAGTCGTGTAAGACCACGGCCGGTCCTGCTCAGCGGTCAGCGGGCCCCACGTTCACACGGCCGCGGAAGCCCACGCGGTCGCCCGCGATCACCACTGCTCCCCGCACGCCTCTCACGCTCATCGCCCGGTCGAGCGCGCGCTCCACATCGTCGGCGCCGTGCACCACGTTCCCGGCGGCCGTGGCCACCGCGTCCGCCAGCGCGCCGTCATCGGCAAGCACCGTCACCGCGTGCGCAGTGCCGAGGCTCACACTATGCCCTACTTTCCCCGATGATGTGCATACGGCCACCGGGAGGTCGGCGGCATCGAGATGGACGGCGACCCTGCCCGAGAGCGGGGAGCCGCCCGCCACCACGAGGACACGCCTCGGCATCTCCCCGCAGAGGTACAGATCGCCACCGTTCTCCACGATCACCTCACGCGAACGCGTCTGCAGACCCCGGGCGACCCGCTCAGCGATCGCGCCCGCGACCGCTGCCATCGGACCGGTCCCGGCTTCCCGCGCGGCGGCTGACATCGCTCGGACTATCTCAGGCGCCCCCTCCCCGGCGTCGACCGGCACGTAACTCTCGGCCCAACGGGGGTGAGCCGAGATATGGCCCTCGAGGTCGGCCCGGAGCCCCGCTACGAGCGTCTCCGTCTCACCGCGCAGGTCGGTGCGGGCGCTCACATGAAGGTCCGTCTCGCCCTGCGCGCAGGTGAACGAGACGAGGCCGGCGGCGTCCATGTCCAGGCGGTATGTCCTTGGCTCCCATCGCATGGGTTCATGGTATCAGTCCTGCGGGGATACACTGGACAGAAGAGGTGTCGACGAAGGGCTCCTGACATGCGAGAGATCCTGGACGTGTGCGTGAAGATGGACCGGTTCGCCGAGCGGCTCTACGCGGCACTTGCCGAGCAGTGCCCGGAGCCCGGGCTCGCCACTACCTTCTCACGCCTTGCCGCGGACGAAGCCCAGCACACCGGATGGTGGGAAGGGCTGCTCGAGGCATGGGAGCACGGGCTCCTCCCCGACCTCGTGAACGACACCACCGGACTCGCGGAGCGCCTGACCGACGTGCACGACGAACTCTCACGTATCGACCTCGGCTCGATCGGCGAGCTCGACGTGGAGAGGATGCTCGCACTCGCCGCGCGTGTGGAGTTCTTCATGATCGACCCGGTCTTCAGCGAACTCATCGAGTTGACCGAACCCGCACAGTCGGAGCATCGCCACGCGGCCTACCAGGCGCACATCCAGCGGCTCGTGAACGAGATCGCCGCGCGCTACCCCGACGACTCCCTTGCCGCGCTCCTGGCATCCTCGTTGTCGCGCTCCTGGAGGGACAACCGGCGGCTGTCCGTCTACGCCACCCACGACGCGCTGACGGGACTCTACAACCGCAGAGCGCTCTACACGCACCTGCCACAGTGGACCGCATGGTCGGCCCGGTACGGGCACCCTCTCGCGG
The sequence above is drawn from the Anaerosoma tenue genome and encodes:
- the ligA gene encoding NAD-dependent DNA ligase LigA produces the protein MTASDLPVPDSPEQAAQRAERLREEIRRHAWRYYALDAPEISDAAYDGLVRELEAIEDAYPQLVTPDSPTQRVGAPPLEAFAPVEHAERMYSLDNAMDLDELDAWLERVGRETGGTDVAFMCELKIDGSSLALTYEDGALLRAATRGDGTTGEDVTANVRTIKDVPLRLVPRQAAEAEAATGGVTSAIDRLEVRGEVYMPKRSFERLNAEQEDAGLQPYANPRNAAAGAVRQKDPAVTASRDLATFMYQVVDPRRLGLSGQSEALEWLRDAGFRVNPDIELCGSAEEVRAFCRAAVERRGDLPYEIDGVVVKVDSFALQSELGFTSKAPRWAIAFKFPPEEKTTVLRDIRVQVGRTGALTPVAEFDPVLVAGSTIARATLHNEDEVRRKGVRIGDTIIVRKAGDVIPEVVGPVERLRDGTERVWRMPATCPSCGHEVWREEGEVVPRCTNAGCPAQRLERLGHWASRGALDIDGMGTEIISRLVEHGLLHDVADYYSLSFEDLASLDLGRVKKDGSPVLLGETVARKLIASIEASKDRPLKRLVFGLGIRHVGTTVAEALAGAFGTLDALLGASEDDLAAVDQVGPAIAGSVRAFADNPANMDIVERLKAAGVRTADEGTGPRREQTLAGTTWVLTGALDRLTRADATAALKELGAKVSGSVSKKTSYVVVGADPGSKYDDALRLGVRVLSEDELMETLEDGAIPGDAT
- a CDS encoding CPBP family intramembrane glutamic endopeptidase produces the protein MKRTSRGGSRGGFQWTLLEAAAMLSVTFSMFMVKEALSSIGWVETLGPGARLPLRVSVLALYYAAQIGVIVWLVRRRGGDVLAALGLRHESRTFRGVAVSVGLVIGGLALTRSVASAYAYVTREIGLLPRSGTDMLTLFGNDEVGLVLAILMVVLVGPVVEEAVFRGALQEGIAARAGMWPGIVLQAALFAAFHRSWWLLFPMFVLGVVLGWLAERTDSLWPPIALHALYNAITVAAVFLVSGAA
- a CDS encoding GGDEF domain-containing protein; protein product: MREILDVCVKMDRFAERLYAALAEQCPEPGLATTFSRLAADEAQHTGWWEGLLEAWEHGLLPDLVNDTTGLAERLTDVHDELSRIDLGSIGELDVERMLALAARVEFFMIDPVFSELIELTEPAQSEHRHAAYQAHIQRLVNEIAARYPDDSLAALLASSLSRSWRDNRRLSVYATHDALTGLYNRRALYTHLPQWTAWSARYGHPLAVLLIDIDRFKDINDTHGHAVGDRALASIAQAMRHVTRASDLVVRYGGDEFAVIAPETGVSECVDLANRIVEAIRQVSVSADDGSAIPLTVSIGSAVAHDVAGSPPYRVESLLAAADQALYSAKSAGRDRAADPLTVERV
- a CDS encoding UPF0280 family protein, whose protein sequence is MDAAGLVSFTCAQGETDLHVSARTDLRGETETLVAGLRADLEGHISAHPRWAESYVPVDAGEGAPEIVRAMSAAAREAGTGPMAAVAGAIAERVARGLQTRSREVIVENGGDLYLCGEMPRRVLVVAGGSPLSGRVAVHLDAADLPVAVCTSSGKVGHSVSLGTAHAVTVLADDGALADAVATAAGNVVHGADDVERALDRAMSVRGVRGAVVIAGDRVGFRGRVNVGPADR
- a CDS encoding DUF2469 family protein — protein: MDSIDELDMFEADRRLALYNEYRDAARVFTYYIETELRAYLANGVDVEPVNGPGGLYFKVTLTDVWIYEAERMNRFVPEAVIYSVNDVHVQTLKGEE